Below is a genomic region from Candidatus Ozemobacteraceae bacterium.
AACACCTGCTCTGCCTCGTCAGCCTTGCAGTCTCCTTGGCCCTCGCGCGGGTTTTGTATCCCCTTCCCTACGCCGGCGCCACCATCGCGGGAAGCCTGCTGATCGTGGCCGCGTCGGGCCTTTCGATGCTTCGCGCCCACCAGCCGGTCGAGATCGCCGGATCGCTGTTCGTCCTCGTCGTCACCTTCGTCGCGACCGTCGGCTGGCAGTATTACCGCGAGGTTTCCGACAAGCTGCGCATCAAGAGCGCGTTCCAGCACTACGTCACGGCCTCGGTCGTCAACGAGATCCTGCGCGACCCCGACAAGCTCAACCTGCACGGGGAAGAGCGCATCCTGACGATCTTCTTCTCCGACATCGCCGGCTTCACCACGATGTCGGAAGGTCTGCCCCCGATGCAGGTCGTCGAGCTCCTGAACGAGTATCTGACCGAGATGACGGACGTCGTCTTCCGGTACGACGGCCTGCTCGACAAGTATGAAGGCGACGCCATCATGGCCGTGTTCGGGGCCCCGCTCGACCAGATCGACCACGCGATCCGCGCCTGCCGCTGCGCGCTCGAGAACCAGGACGCGCTCACCCGCCTGTGCGAGCGCTGGAAGTCGCAGGGCCGCCCCGAGTTCAGGGTGCGCATCGGCATCAACACCGGCCTGGTCGTCGTCGGGAACATGGGCTCGCGCATGCGGTTCGACTACACGGTCATCGGCGACAATGTGAACCTCGCCGCCCGCCTGGAAAGCGCGAATAAGGTCTTCGGCTCGGGCATCCTGATCAGCGGCGCCACCAACGACCTCGTCGGCAACGACATGCTCACGCGCCACCTCGGCGCCCTCCTCGCCACCGGGCGCAAGCAGACGGTGCCGGTGCATGAGGTACTCCTCGACCTCCACGACCAGTCCCGGCACGGCCGTATCCCGGCCATGCAGCGCCGAAAGCTTTGCTACGAGGAGTGTCTCGCTATGGCGATTCAGGGCGGGTTCACCGACGCGATCGGGAAACTCGAGGCATACCTTTCCGCCGAACAACCCGACGACGAGCCCGCGAAGCGCCTGCTCGAGCGATGCCGCGCCCTCAAAGATTCCGGGGCGAAATCCTGGGACGGCACCTGGATCCAGGAAGTGAAATAGCAATACGAATATATATCATTTCGTCATTTTCACATCCTGCGAAATGCCCCCGTTCGCCCTGAACTCGTCGAAGGGCGAAGTTCTCATGCTTCGACAGGCTCAGCACGAGCGGAATCGGGCATTCAGGCGATCAACCCGTAACCCAACCACTCTCCACTGACCACCGACCACTGCACACTATTCACCACCGTATATTTCTGGCATGATGCGGTAGATGCCGTATTCCTGGCTGAGAGCAAGGGAGCCCGTCACCTCGGGCCGGCGGGCGACCGTGTAAAGCGGCCTGTCGGCGTTTTTGAGGAGAATCGAGCGCGCAACGGCGTTGCAGAGGTCGTCCCATGCCATGCCGAGTTCGATTGCGTTTGGTTCTGGAAGCACAAGCGCAGGGTAGATTCGGCGCAAATGGTCGCGATACCAGGATTTCGCGAGCATCGAACGGAGCACGACGATCACGTCGGGCCTCGGCGACGGTCCGAGCCGGGCATGATACATCAGGGCGTTCGTCCGGCCGTCGTAGTCACTGATGATCAGGCTCTCCGATGCCACGCCCGCCATGACGCCCTGCGCCCAGCGGTCGGGTTCCCGCTCGCCGGCCATTGACATCGCCGGCGCGTTCGCGGCGATCATCACCGCGGCATGGATCATGATGGCAAGCGAAATCGCCGATCTCAGGCGGTCTTTCCGGGCGACCAGCCGGCCGGCCAGGTCCGTCACGGCCAGCCATCCCCACGGGAGCAGGAGACCGGCGAGGCAGAACGGCAGGCAGGTGTACGGGAACCAGTCATCGATAGAATATTGCATGATATAATATCCGGGGACGAGCAGCAGGAGGGCCCACCCCGCTCCGTCGCGCATCAGGCGTTCCCGGTATTCCCCGTCGGGATTCGTCAGGGCGGCGCGCCAGGCCCGGAACAGTCCGAGCGCGAGAAGCAGGAGACCGATGCTTCCCCAGCCATCTCTGACGTAGGGAAGGGTTTTCACCGACAGGCGCTCGAGGCTTTCTCTTCCGGTGAGAGCCAGCATCCGGTAGCGGTACTGCTGGCCCGTGAGGTGGTCGAGGAAATCAGACGGCGTGCGAATATACGACCAGTTGACGGGGGCAAGTCGGGTCGCCAGGACCGGCAGACTCGCATACAGCATCACTGTCAGTCCGGTGCCGATCAGCAGGGCTGTCCAGAATGACGGCCGCCGCCAGCACCCGGGATCGGCGCCCATGACCAGCACGAGCAGGCCCGGAAGCAGAAACAGGGTCAGCAGGTGAATGCCCGCGGCCAAGCCGAAACAGGCGGCGGCCGCCGCCAGCCAGCCTGCCCCGGTGCCGCCGTGGCGGCGGCGCTCGGCCCAGGAGAACACCCCCACCAGCCCCCACAGCGCGAAGGCCGTCGCCGGGGCGTATACTTCCGTGATGACGGACTGCGACCAGAGGGCCGGGTTGAGGCCGATAAGGAGGCCGATCGCGGTTCGCGACCACGGGCCGAGGCTCCAGTGATACCGGGTGTTCAGGCTGCCGAGCAGGGCGGTGATGGCGCCCACGGCAAGGCTGCCCGCGCAGACCGAGAGAAGATTGAACTTCCAGGCCGTCGCGGTTCCCGGAAGCAGGCTGAACAGCTTTCCCAGGAACAGGTAGGCAGGGCATCCGGCCGGGTGAGCGACGCCGAGAAATACCGACGCCAGGATC
It encodes:
- a CDS encoding DUF2723 domain-containing protein; translation: MTSRDALLKPGPLFATIAAFGILAATMAPGLAWRHFGDDGGELILASVFLGVAHPAGCPAYLFLGKLFSLLPGTATAWKFNLLSVCAGSLAVGAITALLGSLNTRYHWSLGPWSRTAIGLLIGLNPALWSQSVITEVYAPATAFALWGLVGVFSWAERRRHGGTGAGWLAAAAACFGLAAGIHLLTLFLLPGLLVLVMGADPGCWRRPSFWTALLIGTGLTVMLYASLPVLATRLAPVNWSYIRTPSDFLDHLTGQQYRYRMLALTGRESLERLSVKTLPYVRDGWGSIGLLLLALGLFRAWRAALTNPDGEYRERLMRDGAGWALLLLVPGYYIMQYSIDDWFPYTCLPFCLAGLLLPWGWLAVTDLAGRLVARKDRLRSAISLAIMIHAAVMIAANAPAMSMAGEREPDRWAQGVMAGVASESLIISDYDGRTNALMYHARLGPSPRPDVIVVLRSMLAKSWYRDHLRRIYPALVLPEPNAIELGMAWDDLCNAVARSILLKNADRPLYTVARRPEVTGSLALSQEYGIYRIMPEIYGGE
- a CDS encoding adenylate/guanylate cyclase domain-containing protein; this encodes MTRKGAPTLPRMALGGLILGLFLALWLGQSIFRAIDTRLQDFWVRVRIAAGSPTKHPWVSKLRPLLPAEAPNPGIVLVLLDEQTYLGMPEPTPWHRERVWANGLRYISQGKPRAIGVDVFFAQNAAYDPRQDQAIADACREAGNVVMMGYRRGNQTMSPPFPLLAQNSLVAPPYFYPYIDESVRKSSLVFRPVEGDPLPSFPTELARLFLGLSRDRIEYRPDEVVFHTASGPRSIPIVDGENILINYTGFMTSIPMFSFFDIYHRRLDPAIFRDQVVIIGWATSMVEDRFLTPTGRPEYGALIHAQTLQNILTGTWLRPPPDWWKHLLCLVSLAVSLALARVLYPLPYAGATIAGSLLIVAASGLSMLRAHQPVEIAGSLFVLVVTFVATVGWQYYREVSDKLRIKSAFQHYVTASVVNEILRDPDKLNLHGEERILTIFFSDIAGFTTMSEGLPPMQVVELLNEYLTEMTDVVFRYDGLLDKYEGDAIMAVFGAPLDQIDHAIRACRCALENQDALTRLCERWKSQGRPEFRVRIGINTGLVVVGNMGSRMRFDYTVIGDNVNLAARLESANKVFGSGILISGATNDLVGNDMLTRHLGALLATGRKQTVPVHEVLLDLHDQSRHGRIPAMQRRKLCYEECLAMAIQGGFTDAIGKLEAYLSAEQPDDEPAKRLLERCRALKDSGAKSWDGTWIQEVK